In Triticum aestivum cultivar Chinese Spring chromosome 5B, IWGSC CS RefSeq v2.1, whole genome shotgun sequence, the following proteins share a genomic window:
- the LOC123114116 gene encoding uncharacterized protein, translated as MDVEKAASKGHGFFGLFDWGKSNKSKRRLFTGGGGYSPSQGNSVDGKEVDGSMPSTPSNSILEDGMSMKESSEHSCSSSVIDDEACARRGPTVVARLMGLDSMPAASSSGPYPVPFTGQHTFQTIAHDELIGRSYVGLSSPHKMPSSPIDRFRMEALPPRFAKRTLSVAQHKLYSPVKNPNHVSSRNAADIMEAASRIIGPGAENTSSYRVRDAGYSNDVRAFSPTEIVRVQQMSQAARRRDGSASSKPPSGRSLDASFVTSETSSSARFSQSNGGAPVAPRVKAVSRPSSDFRATNGQGREGVSRSSRKPPSHTDPVQNMVERNGSSQQRQKISSRVGMASSSNVLVQNNTKQNAMGVGHKLNPKSATHSQQQRNLHPPSAASRKAGVTSTRSENTMKGNRKGELQPTNYANRRPNSTAKTIPKPRRLPDEGMRSKKNQPSDKVLTERSPRRVRHNIVIEEQSSFTTNKKKISTEIVSFTFTSPVDKSLHGSQFPHSVEKRSIENWNSLSTSSNTSNTESDTIDGDYLRLLLEQKLRELTSGVRSPYSKPANGVRIYAPSPGLDDTASACDTSSIASTDYDRDSIQSSKDGKDKFLRTDLVLKDDQSSQSVKYDNGFIDQVELEHLHLSPHSTWEASLSTETCSSAESRTNANESRLFSSTEGAATSGSTHYGRVLEVEALSEYSDTASSITATLAETTHPSESSSSCRMEIKFLREILNAISARDNACSYFERFDSSNILDPHLFEELNGNFRLPVGEEEGKSFRMIWRLLFDCVNEVLSVKCTYYFNAGYSSWFTGMAVLQKLSPEEIYQEMTSLKVAEEWMVDELVYKEMSGPLGSWVDFKTESHEAAKDITAELLESLIDEMVADLLYW; from the exons ATGGATGTGGAGAAAGCTGCATCCAAGGGGCATGGCTTCTTCGGCCTCTTTGATTGGGGCAAGAGCAACAAGTCCAAGCGGCGGCTCTTCACCGGAGGCGGGGGCTATTCGCCGTCGCAGG GGAATTCAGTAGATGGGAAGGAGGTTGACGGCAGCATGCCGAGTACGCCGTCAAACTCG ATCCTTGAAGATGGGATGAGTATGAAGGAAAGCAGCGAGCATAGCTGCTCATCCTCTGTGATCGACGACGAAGCTTGTGCGAGGAGGGGACCCACTGTCGTGGCGAGGCTTATGGGTTTGGACTCCATGCCTGCGGCAAGCTCATCTGGACCCTACCCGGTCCCTTTTACCGGGCAACATACCTTCCAAACTATTGCCCATGATGAGTTGATTGGCAGAAGCTATGTTGGCCTTTCTAGCCCTCATAAGATGCCGAGCAGTCCCATTGATCGGTTTAGAATGGAAGCGCTGCCTCCAAGGTTTGCCAAAAGGACACTTTCAGTTGCACAGCATAAGTTGTACTCCCCAGTGAAGAATCCTAATCATGTATCAAGCAGAAATGCTGCTGATATAATGGAGGCGGCATCTAGGATTATTGGGCCTGGAGCTGAGAATACTAGCTCTTACAGAGTCCGTGATGCTGGGTACTCAAATGATGTGCGGGCCTTCAGCCCAACAGAGATTGTAAGAGTCCAGCAAATGTCCCAAGCGGCAAGAAGGCGTGATGGCTCTGCATCTTCCAAGCCACCGAGTGGAAGATCGTTGGATGCAAGTTTTGTAACTTCAGAGACATCCTCTTCTGCCAGGTTCTCACAGTCAAATGGAGGTGCTCCAGTTGCTCCAAGGGTCAAGGCTGTCAGTCGACCATCGTCAGATTTTAGAGCTACAAATGGCCAAGGGAGAGAAGGTGTAAGCAGAAGCAGTAGGAAACCTCCAAGTCACACGGATCCTGTACAGAACATGGTTGAGAGAAACGGGTCCAGTCAACAAAGGCAAAAGATCAGTAGCAGAGTGGGCATGGCAAGTTCTTCCAACGTGCTTGTGCAAAATAACACAAAGCAGAATGCAATGGGTGTTGGGCACAAGCTGAATCCCAAGTCAGCAACACACAGTCAACAACAAAGAAACCTGCATCCACCAAGCGCTGCTTCCAGAAAGGCTGGGGTCACAAGCACACGCTCTGAAAACACTATGAAAGGAAACAGAAAGGGGGAATTACAGCCAACCAACTATGCAAACAGAAGACCAAACTCTACAGCCAAAACAATCCCCAAGCCGAGAAGATTACCAGATGAGGGGATGCGCTCAAAGAAAAACCAGCCAAGTGATAAAGTTCTCACTGAAAGAAGCCCAAGGCGTGTTCGGCACAATATTGTGATAGAGGAGCAATCATCTTTCACAACAAACAAAAAGAAAATCAGCACTGAGATTGTTTCGTTCACATTTACCTCACCAGTTGACAAATCATTACATGGTTCTCAGTTTCCCCATTCAGTGGAAAAACGGTCGATAGAGAACTGGAACTCCTTGTCAACTTCAAGCAATACATCAAACACTGAATCAGATACCATAGATGGTGATTATTTGAGACTTCTTCTTGAGCAGAAGTTGAGAGAATTGACTTCTGGGGTGAGATCACCCTATTCTAAGCCAGCCAATGGTGTTCGAATATACGCCCCCTCACCAGGTTTGGATGATACAGCATCAGCCTGTGACACATCCAGCATTGCATCTACTGATTATGATAGGGACTCCATACAGTCTTCAAAGGATGGAAAAGACAAATTCCTCCGGACAGATCTTGTATTAAAAGATGATCAG TCATCTCAATCTGTGAAGTATGATAATGGCTTCATTGATCAAGTGGAGTTAGAGCATCTTCACCTAAGCCCCCATTCTACATGGGAAGCTTCTCTTTCAACAGAAACCTGCAGCTCTGCAGAGAGCCGAACAAATGCAAATG AATCAAGGTTATTTAGTTCAACAGAAGGAGCAGCAACATCTGGTTCGACACACTATGGTAGGGTCCTAGAAGTGGAGGCTTTATCAGAATATTCTGATACAGCCTCATCAATCACAGCGACTTTAGCCGAAACAACACATCCATCAGAAAGCAGCAGCTCATGTCGTATGGAGATAAAGTTCTTAAGAGAAATACTGAATGCTATTTCTGCCAGAGATAATGCTTGCTCTTACTTCGAGCGATTTGATAGCTCAAATATCCTGGATCCACATCTGTTTGAAGAACTAAATGGCAATTTTAGGCTGCCAGTGGGTGAAGAAGAGGGAAAATCTTTCAGAATGATTTGGAGGCTGCTCTTTGACTGTGTGAATGAAGTATTAAGCGTGAAATGCACATACTACTTCAATGCTGGTTACAGCTCATGGTTTACGGGGATGGCAGTTCTGCAGAAGCTCTCGCCGGAAGAAATctaccaagagatgaccagtctgaAGGTTGCCGAGGAGTGGATGGTGGATGAACTCGTGTACAAAGAAATGAGTGGCCCTCTCGGGAGCTGGGTCGACTTCAAGACGGAGTCACATGAAGCTGCAAAAGACATAACAGCAGAGTTGCTAGAATCCTTGATCGATGAAATGGTTGCTGACCTTCTATATTGGTAG